The following coding sequences lie in one Phragmites australis chromosome 8, lpPhrAust1.1, whole genome shotgun sequence genomic window:
- the LOC133927002 gene encoding ABC transporter G family member 26, whose amino-acid sequence MEISNEDIMEMSIVERLPPSSHGSGDTSVEVDMEEDHLWPTKDGPLPIFLKFENVEYKVKLTSKNPVTAAKVAFASHMRVDQGSSCKHILKGIGGSVDPGEILALMGPSGSGKTTLLKILGGRLSGGIKGQITYNDTPYSPCLKRRIGFVTQDDVLFPQLTVEETLVFAAFLRLPARMSKQQKRDRVDAIITELNLERCRHTKIGGAFVRGVSGGERKRTSIGYEILVDPSLLLLDEPTSGLDSTSASKLILILQRLAKTRRTIITTIHQPSSRMFHMFDKLLLISEGHAIYHGKARDCMHHFSSLGFVPEIPMNPAEFLLDLATGNLDDISVPEALRGSPDPQEFRSQVIKHLQLKYKAGGGEVGAGAGAGRRAPTEQLRLAVRARKDRRSIGWFQQFAVLSRRTFRERAADYLDKMRLAQAVGVALLLGLLWWKSQTGNEAQLRDQVGLIFYICIFWTSSSLFGSVYVFPFEKLYLVKERKADMYQLSAYYASSTLCDAVPHVVYPMLFMAILYFMADLRRTVPCFCLTLLATLLIVFTSQGTGELLGAAILSVKRAGVMASLVLMLFLLTGGYYVQHIPKFIRWLKYVSFMHYGFNLLLKAQYHGHLTYNCGSRGGCRQLQSSPSFDTVDLDGGMREVWILLAMALAYRLLAYFCLLKRISLMPL is encoded by the exons ATGGAGATCAGCAATGAGGATATAATGGAGATGTCCATTGTGGAGCgcctccctccttcctctcATGGAAGTGGAGACACAAGTGTGGAGGTTGACATGGAGGAGGACCATCTGTGGCCAACAAAAGATGGCCCTCTTCCAATATTCCTTAAG TTTGAGAATGTCGAGTACAAGGTGAAGCTCACTTCAAAGAACCCCGTAACAGCTGCAAAAGTGGCCTTTGCATCCCACATGAGAGTGGATCAGGGCAGCAGCTGCAAgcacatcctcaagggcatagGAGGGAGTGTTGACCCTGGTGAGATCCTAGCACTGATGGGCCCATCTGGCAGTGGCAAGACCACCTTGCTGAAGATACTGGGAGGCAGGCTGAGTGGTGGCATCAAGGGTCAGATCACCTACAATGACACTCCCTACAGCCCCTGCCTCAAAAGGAG GATTGGATTTGTGACCCAGGACGACGTCCTCTTCCCTCAGCTGACAGTGGAGGAGACCCTCGTGTTCGCCGCGTTCTTGAGGCTCCCTGCTCGCATGTCCAAGCAGCAGAAGCGCGACAGGGTCGACGCCATCATAACTGAGCTGAATCTTGAGAG GTGCCGGCACACCAAGATCGGGGGAGCGTTTGTGAGGGGAGTTTCAGGAGGTGAGAGGAAGAGGACCAGCATCGGGTACGAGATCCTGGTCGAcccgtcgctgctgctgctggacgAGCCCACCTCCGGCCTCGACTCGACGTCGGCGAGCAagctcatcctcatcctccagCGCCTCGCCAAG ACGAGGCGGACGATCATCACGACGATCCACCAGCCGTCGAGCCGGATGTTCCACATGTTCGACAAGCTGCTGCTCATCTCCGAGGGCCACGCCATCTACCACGGCAAGGCCAGGGACTGCATGCACCACTTCTCCTCACTGGGGTTCGTGCCGGAGATCCCCATGAACCCGGCCGAGTTCCTGCTGGACCTCGCCACCGGCAACCTCGACGACATCAGCGTCCCCGAGGCGCTGCGCGGCTCGCCGGACCCCCAAGAATTCAGGTCGCAGGTCATCAAGCACCTGCAGCTGAAGTACAAggctggcggcggcgaggtggggGCCGGAGCCGGCGCGGGGAGGAGGGCGCCCACGGAGCAGCTGCGGCTGGCGGTGCGGGCGCGGAAGGACCGGCGGAGCATCGGGTGGTTCCAGCAGTTCGCGGTTCTGTCCCGGCGCACGTTCCGGGAGCGCGCCGCCGACTACCTGGACAAGATGCGCCTCGCGCAGGCCGTCGGCGTCGCGCTCCTTCTCGGCCTCCTCTGGTGGAAGTCGCAGACCGGCAACGAGGCCCAGCTCCGGGACCAGGTGGGGCTCATCTTCTACATCTGCATCTTCTGGACGTCGTCGTCGCTGTTCGGGTCCGTGTACGTGTTCCCGTTCGAGAAGCTGTACCTGGTGAAGGAGCGCAAGGCGGACATGTACCAGCTGAGCGCCTACTACGCCAGCAGCACCCTGTGCGACGCCGTGCCGCACGTCGTGTACCCGATGCTCTTCATGGCCATCCTCTACTTCATGGCCGACCTCCGGAGGACCGTGCCGTGCTTCTGCCTCACGCTGCTCGCGACGCTCCTCATCGTCTTCACCAGCCAGGGGACCGGGGAGCTGCTCGGCGCGGCCATCCTGAGCGTGAAGCGGGCCGGGGTCATGGCGTCGCTTGTGCTCATGCTCTTCCTCCTCACCGGAGGATACTACGTCCAG CATATCCCCAAGTTCATCCGGTGGCTCAAGTACGTGTCGTTCATGCACTACGGGTTCAACCTGCTGCTGAAGGCGCAGTACCACGGCCACCTGACGTACAACTGCGGCAGCCGGGGCGGGTGCCGGCAGCTGCAGTCGTCGCCGTCCTTCGACACCGTGGACCTCGACGGCGGCATGCGCGAGGTCTGGATCCTGCTGGCCATGGCGCTCGCCTACCGCCTACTCGCCTACTTCTGCCTCCTCAAGAGGATCAGCCTCATGCCATTGTGA
- the LOC133927004 gene encoding 26S proteasome regulatory subunit S10B homolog B-like, translating to MAEGGEDAATAGRRAAVTDHRKKLLSCRELETRVKTGRENLANAKKDYGKTEDDLKSFQSVGQIIGEVLRPLDNERFIVKASSGPRYVVGCRSKVDKEKLTAGTRVVLDMTTLTIMRTLPREVDPVVYNMLHEDPGNISYSAVGGLSDQIRELRESIELPLMNPELFLRVGIKPPKGVLLYGPPGTGKTLLARAIASNIDANFLKVVSSAIIDKYIGESARLIREMFNYAREHQPCIIFMDEIDAIGGRRFSEGTSADREIQRTLMELLNQLDGFEELGKVKMIMATNRPDVLDPALLRPGRLDRKIEIPLPNEQARMEVLKIHAAGIAKHGEIDYEAVVKLAEGFNGADLRNVCTEAGMAAIRAERDYVIHEDFMKAVRKLNDAKKLESSAHYSADFGKE from the exons ATGGCCGAGGGCGGGGAGGACGCAGCCACCGCGGGCCGCCGCGCCGCGGTTACCGACCACCGCAAGAAGCTCCTCAGCTGCCGGGAGCTCGAGACGAGGGTTAAGACAG GGAGGGAGAACCtggcaaatgcaaagaaagacTATGGAAAAACTGAAGATGATCTCAAATCGTTCCAAAGTGTGGGCCAAATCATTGGCGAGGTGCTCCGGCCTCTGGACAATGAACGAT TTATCGTCAAGGCCAGTAGTGGACCACGCTATGTTGTTGGCTGCCGAAGCAAAGTTGACAAAGAAAAGTTGACAGCTGGTACACGAGTTGTTCTTGACATGACAACGCTTACCATCATGCGCACTCTGCCACGAGAG GTTGACCCTGTGGTTTATAACATGCTACATGAAGATCCAGGCAACATTAGTTACTCAGCTGTAGGTGGATTGTCGGATCAAATAAGGGAACTCAGAGAATCCATTGAGCTACCGCTTATGAATCCAGAATTGTTTCTCCGTGTCGGGATTAAGCCTCCGAAG GGCGTACTACTCTACGGTCCACCTGGAACTGGGAAGACACTGCTAGCTAGAGCCATCGCTAGCAATATTGATGCTAATTTTTTGAAG GTTGTGTCAAGCGCGATCATTGACAAGTATATTGGTGAAAGTGCACGCTTAATTCGTGAAATGTTTAACTATGCACGTGAGCATCAG CCATGCATTATCTTCATGGATGAAATCGATGCTATCGGTGGCCGAAGATTTAGCGAGGGCACTAGTGCGGATCGTGAGATTCAAAGGACATTGATGGAGCTTCTAAATCAGTTAGATGGTTTCGAAGAGCTTGGGAAG GTGAAAATGATCATGGCAACAAACCGGCCTGACGTTTTGGATCCTGCACTCCTCCGGCCTGGGCGGTTGGACAGGAAGATAGAGATCCCGCTGCCGAACGAGCAGGCGAGGATGGAGGTCCTCAAAATTCATGCAGCTGGTATTGCCAAACATGGCGAAATTGATTACGAAGCTGTCGTGAAACTGGCTGAA GGCTTTAATGGTGCCGATCTGCGCAACGTCTGCACTGAAGCTGGTATGGCCGCCATTCGAGCGGAGCGTGACTACGTCATTCACGAGGACTTCATGAAG GCGGTGCGCAAGCTGAACGACGCCAAGAAGCTCGAGTCTAGCGCGCACTACAGCGCAGACTTTGGCAAGGAGTGA
- the LOC133927003 gene encoding C2 and GRAM domain-containing protein At1g03370-like, whose translation MTKSEKSASAEAASARRITPMKLLVRVVEARGLPAVHVDGSSDPFVKLQLGKRRAKTAVVKRSLAPAWDEEFSFLVGDVAQELVVSVLNEDKYFSNDVLGRVRVPLARVMETDDLSLGTAWYQLQPKSKKSKKKCRGEVCLRISLSTRTHVSDESQSVPHHTSDDLASSSDRSIDNKDATLSTTNSYIDLSAVASMDRASHSSFERLADADQPTRSSTEQATTEPGAAADNDAMANPSSVVEVLSRYFFGRPVEAAAPSLASDTESVDQFQESKMCSEDRETPEKGTSSESSLDELLKIMESKDQGSEMPGNLPSGVLIDESYVAAPAELNSLLFSPNSDFWPAVAELQGTSGFQIEPWKLENNDNCLQRKLTYTKAASKLVKAVKATEEQKYLKATGNSFAVFSVVSTPDVPCGNCFKVEILYCITPGPQLSSEEQTSHLTISWRVNFVQSTMIKGMIENGAKQGMAEGYAQFSEVLSQRLKVAELDDANSHKEKILASLHAQKETGWRLIVRFLGNFTFIFSVVIALYVIAHLHLSSPGVMHGLEYFGLDLPDSIGEVVVCAVLILQGQNIVKVIRRFLSAWKQRGSDHGVKAHGDGWLLTVALIEGTGITAAGSSDLFDLYAIFTCNAKRKTSSIKFQTPDPKWNEIFEFDAMDDPPSRMDIAIYDSSAPCNEAPIGHTEVNFLKNNLSDLTDIWLPLDGKCDQASNPKLHLRIFLNNSRGTEVVMNYLAKMGKEVGKKINLRSAQTNAAFRKLFVLPPEEFLIDDFTCHLKRKMPLQGRLFFSPRIVGFYSNIFGHKTKFFFLWEDVDDIQVIPATLSIGSPSLMIILRKERGSEAKHGAKGTDHHGRLKFHFQSFVSFNDAYR comes from the exons ATGACAAAGTCGGAGAAGAGCGCgtcggcggaggcggcgagcgCTCGGCGGATCACCCCGATGAAGCTGCTGGTGCGCGTCGTGGAGGCGCGCGGGCTCCCGGCCGTCCACGTCGACGGCTCCAGCGACCCCTTCGTGAAGCTGCAGCTGGGCAAGCGGCGCGCCAAGACGGCCGTGGTCAAGCGCAGCCTGGCGCCCGCCTGGGACGAGGAGTTCAGCTTCCTCGTCGGCGACGTCGCCCAGGAGCTCGTCGTGTCCGTGCTCAACGAGGACAAGTACTTCAGCAACGACGTGCTGGGCCGCGTCCGGGTGCCGCTCGCCCGGGTCATGGAGACCGACGACCTCTCGCTCGGCACCGCGTGGTACCAGCTCCAGCCCAAGAGCAAGAAGTCCAAGAAGAAATGCCGCG GAGAGGTTTGCCTGCGCATTTCGTTGTCTACAAGAACCCATGTCTCTGATGAATCGCAGAGTGTTCCACATCATACTTCAGATGACTTGGCATCCAGCTCAGACAGGTCAATTGATAATAAAGATGCAACTTTATCAACAACCAATAGCTACATCGACCTATCAGCCGTTGCCAGCATGGACCGAGCATCGCACAGCAGTTTCGAACGATTAGCGGATGCAGACCAACCAACCCGTAGCAGCACTGAACAAGCAACCACTGAACCCGGAGcagctgctgacaatgatgcAATGGCGAATCCATCATCAGTGGTAGAGGTCTTGTCTCGCTATTTCTTCGGGAGACCCGTCGAAGCTGCTGCGCCTTCTCTAGCATCAGACACCGAGTCAGTTGATCAGTTCCAAGAGTCAAAGATGTGCTCTGAAGATCGTGAAACCCCTGAGAAGGGCACATCATCAGAGTCAAGCCTTGATGAGCTACTGAAAATCATGGAGTCAAAAGATCAAGGGTCTGAAATGCCTGGAAACTTGCCTAGTGGTGTACTAATCGATGAATCTTATGTTGCTGCACCGGCTGAGTTGAACTCCCTCTTGTTTTCGCCAAATTCAGATTTCTGGCCAGCAGTGGCAGAGCTTCAAGGAACAAGTGGGTTTCAGATTGAACCGTggaaacttgaaaataatgatAATTGTTTACAAAGAAAATTAACATACACAAAAGCTGCAAGCAAGTTAGTTAAAGCTGTGAAAGCCACAGAAGAGCAGAAATACTTGAAAGCAACTGGAAATTCTTTCGCAGTGTTCTCTGTTGTTAGCACTCCTGATGTTCCCTGTGGAAATTGTTTCAAGGTAGAGATACTGTATTGTATCACACCAGGTCCCCAGTTATCATCCGAAGAACAAACATCGCATCTTACTATAAGCTGGCGGGTAAACTTTGTTCAGAGCACAATGATCAAAGGAATGATTGAGAATGGTGCCAAACAAGGCATGGCAGAAGGCTATGCACAATTTTCTGAAGTACTGTCCCAGAGGCTTAAAGTAGCTGAGCTTGATGATGCTAATTCGCACAAAGAAAAGATTTTAGCTTCATTACATGCACAAAAAGAAACAGGCTGGAGGTTGATCGTCCGCTTTCTTGGGAACTTTACATTCATATTCTCTGTTGTCATAGCACTATATGTTATAGCCCACCTTCATTTATCCAGCCCCGGTGTGATGCACGGGCTTGAATATTTTGGCCTTGACCTTCCAGATTCAATTGGGGAAGTTGTAGTTTGTGCAGTTTTGATTCTTCAGGGACAGAATATTGTCAAAGTAATACGGCGCTTCTTAAGTGCATGGAAACAAAGAG GTAGTGATCATGGGGTCAAAGCTCATGGTGATGGTTGGTTGCTGACTGTTGCGCTTATTGAGGGCACTGGTATAACAGCTGCTGGTTCATCTGACTTATTTGATCTCTATGCCATTTTCACATGCAATGCAAAGAGGAAAACAAGCTCAATTAAATTTCAGACACCTGATCCAAAATGGAATG AGATATTCGAATTTGATGCTATGGATGATCCTCCGTCAAGGATGGATATTGCTATTTATGATTCAAGTGCACCATGTAATGAAGCTCCCATTGGTCACACAGAAGTGAATTTTCTGAAAAACAATTTGTCAGATTTAACTGACATATGGCTTCCTCTTGATGGAAAGTGTGATCAAGCAAGCAACCCTAAACTAcatttgagaatatttttgaaCAACTCGAGGGGGACTGAAGTTGTCATGAATTACCTTGCAAAGATGGGGAAAGAAGTTGGTAAGAAG ATAAATTTGCGGTCAGCCCAAACAAATGCTGCGTTCCGAAAGCTATTTGTACTCCCTCCAGAAGAGTTCCTCATCGATGATTTCACCTGCCATCTAAAACGGAAGATGCCACTTCAG GGGCGcctctttttttctccaagAATAGTTGGATTTTATTCTAACATATTTGGACACaaaaccaagtttttctttCTGTGGGAAGACGTTGATGACATCCAGGTTATCCCCGCTACACTGTCGATTGGTAGCCCGTCGTTAATGATCATCCTTCGAAAGGAAAGAGGTTCAGAAGCAAAACATGGTGCCAAGGGAACAGATCATCATGGAAGACTCAAATTCCATTTCCAATCTTTTGTTTCGTTCAATGATGCTTACAGGTAG
- the LOC133927005 gene encoding C2 and GRAM domain-containing protein At1g03370-like — MACFELLQVESLMEMFSGGPLEHKVMQKAGCLDYSPTEWELVGCNIQQRQTSYKFDKTLSRYGGEATTTQQKYTLVNRDGLAIEEVMTLQGVLLGDYFSLQLKYHMVNVPSKPNTCNVQVLLGIAWLKSTKQQKKVTKNIISNSSNRLKELFAELEKELTSRNGAS, encoded by the exons ATGGCCTGTTTTGAGCTTTTGCAGGTTGAGTCCTTGATGGAGATGTTTTCAGGAGGTCCCCTGGAACACAAAGTGATGCAAAAGGCCGGTTGTCTGGACTACTCTCCAACAGAATGGGAACTTGTAGGATGCAATATCCAGCAGCGGCAAACCAGCTACAAATTCGACAAAACCTTGTCTCGGTACGGAGGGGAAGCGACCACCACTCAGCAGAAGTATACCCTGGTGAACCGAGATGGCTTGGCCATTGAAGAGGTGATGACCCTACAAGGTGTTCTACTGGGAGACTACTTCAGT CTCCAGCTGAAGTACCATATGGTGAACGTGCCATCGAAACCAAATACCTGCAATGTGCAGGTTTTGTTGGGGATTGCCTGGTTAAAGAGCACCAAGCAACAAAAGAAGGTCACGAAGAATATCATCTCCAATTCATCAAATAGATTGAAGGAACTCTTTGCTGAACTCGAGAAGGAGCTCACATCAAGAAACG GTGCAAGCTAA